A genomic stretch from Bacillus sp. N1-1 includes:
- the yhbH gene encoding sporulation protein YhbH, translating to MKDKNSNNFVVSQENWSLHRKGYQDQQRHAEKVQDAIQNNLPDLISEENIILSNGRDVIKIPIRSLDEYKIRYNYDKSKHVGQGEGDSQVGDVVARDGSGEKQPGAGKGEGAGDQPGEDYYEAEVSLVELQDILFKELELPNLREKETADVVQKKVEFNDIRKTGLMGNIDKKRTILTAYKRNAISGKPAIAPIYQDDLRFKTWNEEIKRESKAVVLAMMDTSGSMGKWEKYMARSFFFWMSRFLRSKYETVEIEFIAHHTEAKVVTEDDFFSKGESGGTICSSAYRKALELIDEKYSPSRYNIYPFHFSDGDNLTSDNTRCVKLVNQIMKVSNMFGYGEVNAYNRHSTLMSAYKNIHDPKFRHYILKEKKDVYHAMKSFFRKEEEVRS from the coding sequence ATGAAAGACAAGAATTCCAACAATTTCGTCGTCTCTCAGGAGAATTGGTCCCTCCACCGAAAAGGCTATCAGGATCAACAACGCCATGCCGAAAAAGTTCAGGATGCTATCCAAAACAATCTCCCGGATCTCATCAGTGAAGAGAACATTATTCTTTCCAACGGTCGAGATGTCATTAAAATACCAATTCGATCACTTGATGAATATAAAATTCGTTACAACTATGATAAATCAAAGCATGTTGGGCAGGGCGAAGGCGATAGCCAGGTGGGAGACGTAGTAGCACGTGATGGCTCCGGCGAAAAGCAGCCAGGAGCAGGTAAGGGTGAAGGAGCCGGTGATCAACCTGGGGAAGATTACTACGAAGCGGAAGTGTCGCTTGTAGAACTTCAGGATATCCTATTTAAAGAACTTGAATTGCCGAATTTACGTGAAAAAGAAACAGCTGATGTTGTCCAGAAGAAAGTAGAATTTAACGATATTCGAAAAACTGGTCTAATGGGTAATATTGATAAAAAACGCACCATATTAACTGCGTATAAACGAAATGCCATTAGCGGTAAACCAGCAATTGCACCGATCTATCAAGATGATCTTCGTTTTAAAACGTGGAATGAAGAAATTAAGCGTGAGTCAAAAGCGGTTGTTTTGGCGATGATGGATACAAGTGGCTCGATGGGAAAATGGGAAAAGTATATGGCTAGAAGCTTTTTCTTCTGGATGTCTCGTTTTCTTAGGTCAAAATACGAAACAGTGGAGATCGAGTTTATCGCTCATCATACAGAGGCAAAAGTCGTCACAGAAGACGATTTTTTTTCAAAAGGAGAAAGCGGTGGAACGATTTGTTCATCCGCTTATCGAAAAGCGCTTGAATTAATTGATGAAAAGTATTCTCCATCTCGCTATAATATCTATCCATTTCACTTCTCAGATGGTGATAATTTAACGTCTGATAACACAAGATGCGTTAAACTGGTGAATCAAATCATGAAGGTATCCAATATGTTCGGATATGGAGAAGTAAATGCTTATAACAGACACTCTACACTAATGAGCGCTTATAAGAATATCCATGACCCGAAATTTAGGCATTATATTTTAAAAGAGAAAAAAGATGTTTACCATGCCATGAAAAGTTTCTTTCGAAAAGAAGAAGAAGTTCGTTCATAA
- a CDS encoding ComEC/Rec2 family competence protein, with product MKFLFALFFSHLILLQMPYIVTAETNLVEVHFLDVGQADSILIKFGEETMLVDAGDNGDGGMVTNYLKEIGVTQLDYLVATHPHHDHIGGMDEVIKGFDVGRVLMPDVSYPTTHYKSLLKEMKKKDIPVTTAHEGVKIKLGRRVSVQVISPSGNAEYEDFNDYSAVLRLKHGDNRFLFMGDAGVEVEKQMLGGLKKKQLVSEVLKIGHHGANSATTDAFIKAVSPETAVISVGKDNRYHFPDNDVLQRLRGNDISILRTDQIGTIIAKSDGKNITFHTENNLISHKKEK from the coding sequence ATGAAGTTTTTATTCGCTCTTTTTTTCTCCCACCTTATCCTATTACAAATGCCGTATATCGTGACTGCAGAAACAAATTTGGTTGAGGTCCACTTTCTGGATGTTGGACAGGCTGATAGTATTTTAATTAAATTTGGAGAAGAAACCATGTTAGTGGACGCAGGTGATAATGGTGATGGGGGAATGGTAACCAATTATTTAAAAGAGATAGGAGTTACGCAACTGGATTATCTCGTAGCTACTCACCCTCACCATGATCATATCGGAGGCATGGATGAGGTGATAAAAGGTTTTGATGTGGGACGGGTGCTGATGCCTGATGTATCTTATCCGACCACTCATTATAAATCTTTACTCAAGGAAATGAAGAAAAAAGACATTCCTGTTACGACGGCGCACGAAGGCGTGAAAATAAAACTCGGTCGTCGTGTTAGTGTACAGGTGATTTCACCTTCCGGAAATGCGGAGTACGAGGATTTTAACGATTACAGTGCAGTACTTCGTCTTAAACATGGGGATAATCGTTTTTTATTTATGGGGGATGCCGGTGTAGAAGTAGAAAAGCAAATGCTCGGTGGATTGAAAAAGAAGCAGCTAGTATCTGAAGTGTTGAAAATCGGCCATCACGGAGCAAACTCTGCAACTACAGATGCATTTATAAAAGCTGTGAGTCCTGAAACTGCTGTGATTTCAGTAGGGAAAGATAACCGGTATCATTTTCCGGATAATGATGTGCTCCAAAGGTTGCGTGGGAATGATATTTCCATTCTTAGAACGGATCAAATTGGAACGATTATTGCAAAAAGTGACGGAAAGAATATTACCTTCCATACCGAAAATAATCTTATCTCACATAAAAAGGAAAAATAA
- a CDS encoding CBS domain-containing protein, translating into MLVQNNLQNLMSKNIVSVTPEQSIQEAAALMNQHNIGSLPVMKNGQLYGMVTDRDITTRATATGGNANCQVSQCMSDNIVSATSNMSAEEAAALMAQNQIRRLPVVENNQVVGMVSLGDFATKTPEQQEAGTALSSISQNSTPKA; encoded by the coding sequence ATGCTTGTGCAAAACAATCTGCAAAATCTCATGTCTAAGAACATTGTGTCTGTAACGCCAGAGCAGTCCATTCAAGAAGCAGCCGCGTTAATGAACCAACACAATATTGGCTCATTACCAGTAATGAAAAACGGTCAGCTTTATGGAATGGTCACGGATCGTGATATTACAACTCGTGCCACTGCGACTGGAGGAAATGCTAATTGTCAGGTGAGTCAATGTATGTCTGATAACATTGTTTCAGCCACTTCTAACATGAGTGCAGAAGAAGCAGCGGCTTTAATGGCTCAGAATCAAATCCGACGCTTGCCTGTCGTAGAAAACAATCAGGTGGTTGGTATGGTATCACTTGGAGATTTTGCAACTAAAACTCCTGAGCAACAAGAAGCGGGTACAGCGCTATCTAGCATTTCTCAGAATAGTACTCCGAAGGCGTAA
- a CDS encoding bifunctional GNAT family N-acetyltransferase/carbon-nitrogen hydrolase family protein, whose product MSELDVSKFEKKIEIRQIRHEDIDEILALQKKCFPGMDPWKREHLESHLDIFPEGQFCVELEGEIIGSCSSLMVNFDEYDDQHTWDDITDEGYITNHNPDGYNLYGIEVMVHPEYRRMKIGKRLYDARKDLARELNVKSIIIGGRIPNYHKHADEMKASEYVEEVKFQNIYDPVLTFQLMNGFNVMRINPNYLPDDKASKQFATLMEWNNVEYKAVTRRHFRSSFPVRICAIQYAMKKINSFEEFANQVEYYVDVAADFGSDFAVFPEIFTTQLMSFMDEKIPSKAVRKLTEYTEPYIELFTELAVKYNVNIIGGSHFVLEDEKIYNIAYLFRRDGTIEKQYKIHVTPNERRWWGIHGSDGIEVFDTDCGKIAIQICYDIEFPELGRIATDKGANILFTPFCTDDRQGYLRVRYCAQARAVENQIYTVIAGTIGNLSQVENMDVQYAQSGIFTPSDFAFSRDGIAGECHPNIETVVVGDVDLEILRRQRQSGTVRQLRDRRKDLYEIHYKK is encoded by the coding sequence ATGTCAGAATTAGACGTATCGAAATTCGAAAAAAAGATTGAGATCAGGCAAATTCGTCACGAGGATATCGACGAAATCCTAGCGTTACAAAAAAAGTGTTTTCCTGGAATGGATCCCTGGAAAAGAGAACACCTGGAAAGTCACCTTGATATCTTTCCGGAAGGTCAGTTTTGTGTAGAGCTTGAGGGAGAAATTATTGGTTCCTGTTCAAGTCTGATGGTTAACTTTGATGAGTACGATGACCAGCATACATGGGACGATATTACAGATGAAGGTTATATTACAAACCATAATCCAGATGGCTATAACCTATATGGAATTGAAGTAATGGTTCATCCTGAATATAGAAGAATGAAGATCGGCAAGCGCTTATACGATGCACGTAAAGATCTTGCTCGGGAATTAAATGTTAAGAGTATTATAATCGGTGGACGAATTCCGAATTATCATAAACATGCAGATGAAATGAAGGCATCTGAATATGTTGAGGAAGTAAAATTCCAAAATATTTATGATCCTGTGTTAACGTTCCAGTTAATGAATGGTTTTAACGTGATGAGGATCAATCCGAACTACTTACCAGACGATAAAGCTTCAAAGCAGTTCGCTACATTAATGGAGTGGAACAATGTTGAATACAAAGCCGTAACAAGACGACATTTTAGGTCCTCTTTCCCTGTGAGAATCTGCGCCATTCAATATGCTATGAAGAAGATAAATTCCTTTGAGGAGTTTGCAAACCAGGTTGAATATTATGTAGATGTGGCAGCTGACTTTGGCTCTGATTTCGCCGTTTTCCCTGAGATCTTTACAACACAACTTATGTCGTTTATGGATGAGAAAATTCCAAGTAAAGCCGTGCGTAAATTAACGGAGTATACAGAGCCTTACATTGAACTTTTCACTGAATTAGCAGTTAAATACAATGTGAACATTATTGGTGGCTCTCACTTTGTATTAGAGGATGAAAAGATCTACAATATTGCATATTTGTTTAGAAGAGACGGAACGATTGAAAAACAGTATAAAATTCATGTAACACCGAATGAGCGACGCTGGTGGGGCATCCACGGTTCTGATGGTATAGAAGTTTTCGATACAGACTGTGGTAAAATCGCGATTCAAATTTGTTATGATATTGAATTTCCTGAGCTCGGTCGGATTGCAACAGATAAAGGGGCAAATATTCTTTTTACACCTTTCTGTACCGATGATCGTCAAGGATATTTACGTGTACGTTACTGCGCTCAGGCTAGAGCGGTTGAAAATCAAATTTATACGGTTATTGCTGGTACAATCGGCAACCTTTCTCAAGTAGAAAATATGGATGTCCAGTATGCGCAATCCGGCATTTTTACGCCATCTGACTTTGCATTTTCAAGAGACGGCATTGCTGGAGAGTGTCACCCGAATATTGAAACTGTCGTTGTAGGGGATGTCGATCTTGAAATTCTAAGAAGGCAGCGTCAGTCTGGAACGGTTCGTCAATTACGAGATCGTCGAAAAGACTTATATGAAATTCATTATAAAAAGTAA
- a CDS encoding phospho-sugar mutase, whose protein sequence is MDWKNEYKRWTSATSLDEELKRDLEALSGQDKALEDAFYKNLEFGTGGMRGEIGPGTNRMNLYTIRKASEGLAQYIDANGEEYQKRGVAIAYDSRHKSPEFAMEAAKTLATHGIQTYVFEELRPTPELSFAVRTLNACAGIVITASHNPPEYNGYKVYGEDGGQLPPKAASEVISYVDGVENELEVTVSSEQELKDKGLIQMIGAEIDRQYVEQLKTLRVNQALLSEMGEQLKIVFTPLHGTANIPVREGLKAYGFNNVTVVKEQELPDPNFSTVSSPNPEEHAAFELAIQYGEQQDADILLATDPDADRVGVAVKNKEGKYVVLTGNQTGALLLNYIITQKKEKGELPQNGAVLKTIVTSEIGRKIAEDNGLTSYDTLTGFKFIGEKIKEFETTGEHTFLFGYEESYGYLVGDFVRDKDAVQACLVAAEVAAFYKSKGMTLYEGLLEVFEQYGYYQEGLESLTLKGKEGAEKIVSLLAKFREEPPTEAAGLSVQSVEDYEISKRTYLGQDKSEQIDLPTSNVLKYKLEDGSWFCLRPSGTEPKVKFYFGVNSDNLENSQSKLADLRKSVMSKVNDRL, encoded by the coding sequence ATGGACTGGAAAAACGAGTACAAGAGATGGACATCAGCAACTTCACTTGATGAGGAATTAAAAAGGGATCTGGAAGCTCTTAGTGGGCAGGATAAAGCACTTGAAGATGCTTTTTACAAAAACCTTGAGTTTGGAACAGGTGGGATGCGCGGAGAAATCGGTCCTGGTACAAATCGAATGAACCTGTATACGATACGTAAGGCGTCTGAAGGCCTAGCGCAATACATAGATGCGAACGGTGAGGAATATCAAAAACGAGGAGTAGCAATTGCGTACGATTCACGTCACAAGTCACCTGAGTTCGCCATGGAAGCCGCTAAGACGTTAGCGACACATGGGATTCAAACATATGTCTTTGAAGAGCTACGCCCTACGCCAGAGCTTTCTTTTGCTGTTCGAACTTTAAATGCCTGTGCTGGAATCGTTATCACAGCCAGTCATAATCCGCCAGAGTATAATGGGTACAAAGTATATGGCGAAGATGGAGGACAACTTCCTCCTAAAGCTGCTTCAGAAGTGATTTCATATGTAGACGGCGTAGAGAATGAGTTAGAGGTGACCGTTTCTTCTGAACAAGAATTAAAAGACAAAGGACTCATTCAAATGATTGGCGCAGAGATTGATCGTCAATACGTTGAGCAATTAAAAACGCTTCGCGTGAATCAAGCACTACTTTCTGAAATGGGTGAGCAGTTAAAGATCGTGTTCACTCCTTTACATGGAACAGCTAATATCCCTGTTAGAGAAGGATTGAAAGCATATGGTTTTAACAATGTGACGGTCGTAAAGGAACAGGAGCTGCCAGATCCTAACTTCTCTACTGTTTCTTCTCCAAATCCGGAAGAGCATGCTGCATTTGAACTTGCTATTCAATACGGCGAGCAGCAAGATGCTGACATTCTTTTAGCTACTGATCCTGATGCTGATCGCGTTGGTGTAGCTGTAAAGAATAAGGAAGGTAAATATGTTGTTCTTACTGGGAATCAAACAGGTGCTCTTCTGTTGAATTATATTATTACCCAGAAAAAAGAAAAAGGTGAATTGCCACAAAATGGCGCAGTCCTAAAGACAATTGTCACTTCTGAAATTGGTCGTAAGATTGCGGAAGACAATGGCCTGACTTCATATGATACGTTAACTGGATTTAAGTTCATTGGCGAGAAAATAAAAGAGTTCGAAACGACTGGGGAGCATACTTTCTTATTCGGATATGAAGAGAGCTACGGTTACCTTGTTGGAGACTTTGTTCGAGACAAAGATGCTGTTCAAGCGTGTCTTGTTGCTGCAGAAGTTGCTGCATTTTACAAATCCAAAGGGATGACGCTTTATGAAGGACTTCTTGAGGTATTCGAACAATATGGTTATTATCAGGAAGGACTTGAATCACTAACACTTAAAGGAAAAGAAGGCGCTGAAAAAATCGTGTCTTTACTTGCGAAATTCCGTGAAGAGCCACCTACTGAAGCAGCTGGATTGAGCGTACAAAGCGTAGAAGACTACGAGATAAGTAAACGAACTTATTTAGGTCAAGATAAGAGTGAACAAATTGATTTGCCTACTTCAAATGTATTAAAGTATAAACTTGAAGATGGATCATGGTTCTGTCTGCGACCTTCAGGGACCGAGCCAAAGGTGAAGTTTTATTTTGGAGTGAATAGTGATAATCTAGAAAACAGTCAGAGTAAATTGGCTGATCTTAGAAAATCTGTGATGAGTAAGGTCAATGACCGGTTATAA
- a CDS encoding metal-sensitive transcriptional regulator: MEYTNEMKNRLKRVEGQIRGVLRMIEEEKDCKDVITQLSASRTAIDRTIGLIVGSNLEECIREQLDKGESTEDVVKEAVQLLVKSR; encoded by the coding sequence ATGGAATATACAAATGAAATGAAAAATCGTTTAAAAAGAGTTGAAGGTCAAATTCGCGGTGTTCTCCGTATGATCGAAGAAGAAAAAGATTGTAAAGATGTCATTACTCAACTTTCTGCGAGTCGGACGGCAATTGATCGTACGATTGGATTAATTGTCGGTTCGAATCTTGAAGAATGTATTCGAGAACAGCTTGATAAAGGTGAGTCCACAGAAGACGTTGTAAAAGAAGCCGTACAACTATTAGTGAAAAGTCGCTAG
- a CDS encoding redoxin domain-containing protein, protein MKRLRIGILVVLVFLAYILYSTYQEKEVSDPAQMQAAEVMSDANEIGIQEGNYAPDFTLYSLEGKEVSLSDFKGKVTFVNFWTTWCPPCKEEMPDMQEFYEEDAKEFDAEILAVNLTTNESSSQTVKDFASKNNLTFPILMDTDGQLMKTFATITIPTTYVIDKNGIIMKKVIGPMNKEMMSDLAFTAQ, encoded by the coding sequence ATGAAACGTCTTAGAATTGGAATCTTAGTAGTTCTTGTTTTTTTGGCGTACATTCTCTATTCTACTTATCAAGAGAAAGAAGTGAGTGACCCAGCACAAATGCAAGCTGCTGAAGTAATGTCTGATGCGAATGAAATAGGAATCCAAGAAGGAAACTATGCACCTGACTTTACATTATATTCGCTCGAAGGGAAAGAAGTGAGCCTTTCAGATTTCAAAGGAAAGGTTACCTTCGTTAATTTTTGGACCACCTGGTGTCCTCCTTGTAAAGAAGAAATGCCTGATATGCAGGAGTTTTATGAGGAAGATGCGAAAGAGTTTGATGCGGAGATCCTTGCAGTTAATCTTACAACGAACGAGTCATCCTCACAGACTGTAAAAGATTTTGCAAGTAAAAATAATCTTACATTCCCTATTTTAATGGACACAGACGGACAACTAATGAAAACATTCGCGACCATTACAATTCCTACTACTTATGTTATCGACAAAAATGGTATAATAATGAAGAAGGTAATTGGCCCAATGAACAAAGAAATGATGAGTGATTTGGCATTTACTGCTCAATAA
- a CDS encoding DMT family transporter, which produces MWKYVLLVLAAGCSLGSLSTITKIGITRGFSVGELLAGQFVIGWLILLILLLISKKKPSFKGAKFLLIGGAMIGCVSIFYTLAVSKLPASIAVLLLFQFTWIGIVIDSLYQKKWPDLKTFFSVSILLIGTILASGIIGSEKLAYDPIGIMLGLLSAICFAMYIFIMGKTSVEVPAIQKSFFMVTIAGVLVLTTFSPESLLHGRLSLEWMLFGFFLAILGNIFPVLFMAIGVPKVGSSVGTILSSSELPAAVFLSAIILHEAVHMIQWGGVLLILAGIVISQWNVFGENKLEKKAA; this is translated from the coding sequence ATGTGGAAGTATGTATTGCTTGTTTTAGCTGCTGGATGCAGTCTGGGATCACTATCAACAATTACAAAAATAGGGATTACAAGAGGGTTTTCTGTTGGAGAACTATTAGCAGGACAGTTTGTCATTGGGTGGTTGATCCTACTTATTCTACTTCTTATCTCTAAAAAAAAGCCAAGTTTTAAAGGGGCTAAATTTTTGTTGATTGGCGGGGCTATGATCGGATGTGTTTCCATATTCTATACGCTTGCTGTCTCAAAGCTTCCAGCTTCCATTGCAGTTCTGCTTTTATTCCAATTCACATGGATTGGTATTGTCATTGATTCCTTGTATCAAAAAAAATGGCCAGATTTAAAAACGTTTTTTTCCGTTAGCATTCTTCTTATCGGGACGATTCTAGCGAGTGGAATTATTGGAAGTGAGAAGTTAGCTTATGATCCAATCGGAATCATGTTGGGGCTTTTATCAGCAATTTGTTTTGCCATGTACATTTTTATTATGGGGAAAACTTCGGTGGAAGTTCCTGCAATACAGAAAAGCTTTTTCATGGTGACCATCGCAGGAGTTCTTGTGTTAACGACATTTTCTCCAGAATCTCTTTTACATGGTAGGCTATCGTTAGAATGGATGCTGTTTGGTTTCTTCTTAGCGATACTCGGGAATATATTTCCTGTTCTTTTTATGGCAATAGGAGTACCGAAAGTTGGTTCGAGTGTTGGAACAATTCTTAGTTCTTCAGAGCTTCCGGCAGCAGTGTTTCTCTCGGCTATCATTCTACATGAAGCCGTTCATATGATTCAATGGGGTGGCGTCCTTCTCATTCTTGCTGGCATTGTCATTTCCCAATGGAATGTTTTTGGTGAAAATAAATTAGAAAAAAAAGCAGCATAG
- a CDS encoding mechanosensitive ion channel family protein: MELLRIEDTWIQLGIAIGIFLLFLLMRKIFAKYIYNLVLKLSRKSSNEFFTHLFLAFERPLRMLFVIIGLNISVRYVSFLDHHNELFNDIMSSSLIFLAAWGLYNLSSASSLFFQTMNTKYNLKIDQLLIPFLSKTLRLLIVAMTFSVIAGEFGYDVNGFITGLGLGGLAFALAAKETIENFFGGIVIITEKPFSIGEWIKTPSVEGVVEDITFRSTKIRTFAQALVTVPNARLANENITNWSKMGKRQITFHLGVTYNTPSERLETCITRIEKMLRDHDEIHPETIFVSFDEFNHSSLDIFLYFFTNTTTWGDFLNVKQDVNFKIMKIMEEEQVSFAFPTQTLHVENARSHEEEKMYS, translated from the coding sequence ATGGAATTGTTACGTATTGAAGACACGTGGATTCAACTTGGAATTGCCATTGGAATCTTCCTTCTTTTTCTATTAATGAGGAAAATTTTCGCGAAGTATATTTATAATCTCGTTCTTAAATTAAGCAGAAAATCTTCGAATGAATTTTTCACACATCTTTTTTTAGCGTTTGAAAGACCGCTACGAATGCTATTTGTGATTATAGGATTAAATATTTCTGTTCGATATGTTTCTTTTCTTGATCATCATAATGAACTCTTCAATGACATTATGAGTTCATCTTTAATTTTTTTAGCGGCTTGGGGGCTGTATAACTTATCCTCAGCCTCTTCATTATTTTTCCAAACGATGAATACGAAATATAATTTAAAAATTGATCAACTTCTAATTCCATTTCTATCAAAAACGCTCCGTCTCTTAATTGTTGCCATGACTTTCAGCGTCATTGCTGGTGAATTTGGTTATGATGTGAATGGTTTTATTACAGGACTTGGACTCGGAGGATTAGCCTTTGCTCTTGCAGCAAAAGAAACGATTGAGAACTTCTTTGGTGGCATTGTGATTATTACTGAAAAACCATTCTCAATTGGGGAATGGATTAAAACGCCTAGTGTTGAAGGGGTCGTTGAAGACATTACGTTTAGAAGTACGAAAATCCGTACGTTTGCTCAAGCACTTGTTACTGTTCCAAATGCGAGACTAGCCAATGAAAACATTACAAACTGGTCAAAAATGGGGAAACGTCAGATTACGTTCCATCTTGGTGTCACGTACAATACGCCTTCAGAAAGACTTGAAACGTGTATTACTCGTATTGAGAAGATGCTTCGAGATCATGATGAAATTCACCCTGAAACGATCTTTGTTTCTTTTGATGAGTTTAATCATAGTAGCCTTGATATTTTTCTTTATTTCTTTACAAATACGACAACGTGGGGCGACTTTTTAAATGTGAAGCAAGACGTGAACTTTAAGATCATGAAAATCATGGAGGAAGAGCAGGTTTCGTTTGCATTCCCTACGCAAACACTGCATGTTGAAAATGCACGATCTCATGAAGAAGAAAAAATGTATAGCTAA
- a CDS encoding bile acid:sodium symporter family protein — protein MKALENASRFAGNTFAIWVLLFAVLGFIYPDGFTWITSYITILLGVIMFGMGMTLSTNDFKEVVKQPKSVAIGVAAQFIIMPLLAYALAVVFQLPAEVAVGVILVGCCPGGTASNVITYLSKGNTALSVAITAVSTLLAPLLTPALVLLFASQWLPVSAGDLFLSIFQMVVIPITLGFIVKLIFKEKVAESVKALPLVSVISIVAIVAAVVGASKERIAETGLLIFSIVILHNLLGLIIGYFLAKLFRLNEPDQRAISIEVGMQNSGLGAALAAAHFNPIAAVPSAIFSVWHNISGPILATIWSKRKPTAKEQNVFSKRSA, from the coding sequence ATGAAAGCTCTTGAAAATGCAAGTCGCTTTGCGGGAAATACATTTGCGATTTGGGTACTTCTTTTTGCAGTGTTAGGTTTTATTTATCCTGATGGATTTACGTGGATTACTTCCTACATAACCATACTACTAGGCGTTATCATGTTTGGGATGGGGATGACCCTCTCTACCAATGATTTTAAGGAAGTGGTGAAGCAGCCAAAAAGTGTTGCCATTGGAGTAGCGGCACAATTCATCATTATGCCACTACTCGCTTACGCTCTTGCTGTTGTATTTCAGTTACCCGCTGAAGTTGCTGTAGGTGTTATTCTAGTCGGCTGTTGTCCTGGCGGAACGGCTTCCAATGTGATCACTTATCTCTCTAAAGGAAATACAGCTTTATCTGTAGCCATTACAGCTGTCTCAACGCTACTTGCTCCTTTATTAACGCCTGCACTCGTTCTATTATTTGCGAGCCAGTGGCTACCGGTGTCAGCTGGAGATCTATTCTTATCGATTTTCCAAATGGTCGTTATACCAATCACTCTTGGCTTTATCGTAAAGCTTATTTTCAAAGAAAAAGTTGCTGAAAGTGTAAAAGCATTGCCCCTTGTTTCCGTCATCTCTATCGTCGCCATTGTGGCTGCAGTCGTTGGCGCAAGCAAGGAGCGCATCGCAGAGACAGGACTGTTGATCTTCTCAATTGTTATTCTTCATAACTTGCTCGGCCTAATAATTGGCTATTTTCTCGCAAAATTATTTCGACTTAATGAACCTGATCAACGAGCTATCTCCATTGAAGTCGGGATGCAGAATTCGGGGCTTGGAGCAGCACTAGCAGCAGCTCATTTCAATCCAATCGCAGCAGTACCTAGTGCAATCTTCAGTGTATGGCATAATATATCCGGTCCTATTCTTGCTACCATCTGGAGTAAAAGGAAGCCGACTGCCAAAGAACAAAACGTTTTTTCAAAGAGAAGCGCATAG